TAAAGTCACTCGCTGAAACCGCCCAGGCACCACCAAACAGGCTGATGAAAAGCACGGCAACCCCAGTCATAATGATGGTCGTATTGACCTCAAAACCAAACACCGCAGCAAAGAATAAGCCTAGGGCATTAAGCCAAATCCCTGCGTAGACGATTCCCATCGGAATTTGAAGCCAAGTGATGACTTGCTCGTTCGCACGGCCAAAACGACGACGCACGGCTTCCACTGCTGTAATCACGCGAGTTTGCCTAAACTTGGCAGCAGTTAACAAAAAGCTGACGAGGAAGCCTAATGCGTTGGCAAAATACAAAATCAGGATGATTCCGCCATCCTGATAAGCCTTGGCTGCTGCTCCTGTAAAAGTCCACGCACTGAACTGAGTCATAAAAGCGGAGCTTCCCGCCATCCACCAGAGCATGCTGCCACCTCCACGAAAATAGTCACTCGTATTTGTAATGGCACGGCGAAAAACCCAACCAACAAGGAGCATGAAACCAAAGTAAGCGCCGAGAACGACGAGATCGTATATAGAAAATGCTGCAGACACTGATAAAAATTACTTGACCCAATCGTTTAATAAAAATTAAATAGATGCAAGATCAGAATGATGACCCCTTCAATTTCGCTTGTTTCCAAAATCCCGCTCCGGTTGAAACCCAACCGGGTCTGGCGTTCTTATCGTGGTGGCAAGCTTCTGGATACACTGGAGGGAAATAAATCTGCAACTGACAGCCATTTCCCGGAAGACTGGATTGGATCGGCCGTCGAAGCAATCAATCCCGAAGGATATGGCCGACCGGGCGAAGGCCTCTCCACAGTGCAGCTGCAAGATCATGAAGAGCAGCTGCTTCATCTCTTCAATGAAACGCCCGTATACTTCTTTGGCCAGGAACATGTAGAACGCTATGGCAACAAACCAGAGTTCCTGGTCAAGTTCATCGACTCGGCCGAACAGCTGCACTTTCAATGTCATCCGACAAAAGCCTTTTCAAAAGAGAAGTTGAGATCTCCATACGGAAAGTTCGAAGCCTACTATGTCCTGCAAGTCAGACCGGACTCTGAGTTTGGTGAAGTTTACCTCGGCTTCCAAAGGCCACCCGAGCGTGATCAGCTCAAAAAGTTAATCGAAGAACAGCGCATAGGCGAAATAGCCGCTTGTTTTGATCCGGTCAAAGTTCGCCCGGGAGATGTTATCGTTGTCCCCGGTGGAACACCACATGCGCTTGGTGCCGGAGTCCTCCTAATCGAAATCCTGGAACCGTCCGACTGGGTTGTGCGTTTTGAATTTTCGCGCGGTGATTTTGTTCTTCCGCAGAAAGACCGCTTCATGGGGCGCGATCTGGAATTTGCCTTGGACGTCTTTGACCTTGAGTCGAAGTCACAGCAGGACATTAACAATCATTTTTGCTGCAAGCCCAGGACAATGGCTTCTTTACCAAACGCTAAACGCGAAGCGTTAATTGGTCCTGACAAAACAGACTGCTTTGTTGTCTGGAAAACCAGCTGGAGCGGGCATGTTCGCCGGGAAGTAAAAGCATTTTGCATCATTATCGTTTTAAAAGGTGAATGCCGACTTGGCGGTGCCGATGGCCAGACTGAACTCCTGAACCAGTATGACCGTGTCATCGTGCCTCATGGCCTCGGTTTCCTGGAAATGGAAGCCTCCGAAGATTGTGAAATTCTGGAATGCTATCCGCCTCATTCGCATCCTGAAAAAGAACTTTTTGTCTCATGTTAAAATCATCCTTAAGTATAGCCGTACTGTTTTGCATTACAGCGCTGAGTGTAAACGCGAAGCTGGAATTGAATCCACTTTTTGCCAGCAACAGTGTCTTACAGCGAAACACACCGATTAACATCTGGGGCAAGTCCAGCTCCGGTGCCAAAGTGATGATAAACTTTGCCGACAGCCAAAAGGAAGTGACAGCCAATCGTGATGGAGAGTGGCAAGTCAGCTTCCCGCAGATGCAAGCAGGCGGCCCTTATCGCATTACTGCGAAATCCGACGGTAAATCAGTATTATCTGATAACATAATGATCGGCGATGTCTGGGTCTGCACGGGCCAATCCAACATGTATTGGGGGATGAGCAAAATCCTGGATTCCAAGAATGAAATTAAGAAAGCAGCGAATCCCAACCTCCGGTTGTTCACGGTAAAGCGCCATGCCGCTGATGCTCCTGTCGATTCCGTCGTTGGGACGTGGTTGCCAGCAAGTCCGTATACGGTGGGCAATTTCTCAGCAGTCGGATATTTTTTCGGAGAAACACTTCAGCAGGAAACCAAACTACCGATTGGTCTGATCATGTCGACAGTCGGTGGCACGCTGGCCAACAATTGGACCAGCCTTGAAGTGCTCCGCGACAATCCGGATTCTTCAACTTACTTCGAGCGTTATGACCGTGAAAAAGCAGCCTACCCTGCAGCCAAAGCGGAGTATGAGATCAAAGTCAAAACCGATCCCAAAACACCGAAACCACGACCTCCGGAAAGACGCCAGCCTGGCGGATACTACAACGGCATGATCGCACCACTGCATTCTTTTCCAGTTGCGGGAATAATATGGTATCAAGGTGAATCTGACTCTTGGAAGCATTGGCATTATGACCGCTTCCTTCACGATATGATCGCCGACTGGAGAAAACAATGGGATGCCCCGGATATGCCTTTTCTTATAGTTCAACTAGCAGGTTTCTCCGGAAAGAAAGGTGTTAATGAAAACTATCCCGAAGTCCGTGAGATTCAGCGTCAGATCGCCAGTGAGCCAAACAATGGACTTGCGGTAACCATTGATGTCGGTGAAGCCGATGACATTCATCCCCGCAACAAGCGTCCGGTTGGAGAACGCCTCGCGCAAACCGCCCTCGCCCAAGTCTATGGCAGAGACATTCCCTATCAGGGACCACACCCGGTTAGTGTCGAACGAAGTGGAAAAGAGGTAATAATCACCTTAAACTCCGGAGCAAAGAAAACAATTGATAAAAACGGCGGCACACTCGAAGGCTTTGAAGTTGCTGGAGAAGATGAAGTATTTCATCCAGCGAGTGCATCACTGGACGGAGAAACAATCACGGTGTCCTCATCTTCTGTATCAAGTCCGGTTGCTGTTCGTTATGCCTGGGACGGGTTTCCTCCCACCGATCTCGTCAATGACGCGGGCCTCCCTGCCTCTCCATTTAAAGAATCTATTCAATAAAAAATTCACAACGCACCATGCTCGTCATAAAACATCATAAAGGTTTTACCCTTGTCGAACTGCTAACCGTTATTGCGATCGTTGCAGTCCTTGGTGCGATTCTTATTCCAACGGTTAGCAAAATGAAAACCCAGGCTAATGCCGTTGAAGGCACCAATAACTTACGCAACATCGGAACTGCACTAAACCTCTACGCTGCAGACGCGGATGGTTACCTGCCAAGAGTCAGCATTAAAAAATCAGAATGGAACGCAGATAACCCTGACGACCAGGTTACGGCAGACCAGATGTGGTCAAAATTATTGCGCGATTATCTTCCCCAGCAGAGTCTCTCCAAAACAAGCAGAGCACACAAAGTCTTTGGTTGCCCAAATGCAGAGTACTATGACTCAAGTGGCAGAATTGTTGATAAAGATGATATTTCTTTGTCCTATACTGCCACTGAAGCGATTTATGGTATTCGCATACTAAGCACGGGACCGGCAAGGGATTCGAAGAGCCAACGCCACCTTTCAACCATCGAAGAGCCCTCCAACACAGTGATCGTCACCGATGGCAAACAACAATCAACGGCCTACACAAGCTGTAGATCTTCCACTGTATGGAGTCAGTTGCTTGGTGACATTCAAACAAACCCCGAGAGTGCCTCATACATTGATTTTCGTCAACCAGGGCAAAGCGCCAACGTGCTTTATGTCGATGGTCACGTAGGACGTCTGAGCTTTGACGAGTTTCAAGAACTGGACGAACAGGATTGGACGGGTCGCCCACAATCTTAAACCTATGACACCTATGAGCCTTAGCGAACGTTCCGAATTAAACTGGTGTTTCTCCAGTATGGGATGCCCGGAGTATTCGTTGCCGCAGATTGCATCCCTGGCCGAAAACCAAGGGATCAGTTACGTGGAATTACGTGCGGTTGACGGGAGACTTGACATCCCTGCCTACGCCCGCGAAAAGGCATGGATAAATCAGGATGCAGAAACACTTATAACGGGTAACCAAACCAAGGTCATAGCATTCAACGCTTCGGCTAAACTCTCAATGCCGTTCGACGAAGCCTTCGTTGAAATCGAAGCGTTTGCTCCCTTGATGAAACAATTCAACTCAGAGTATCTGCGTATCTTCGATGGCAATCTAAACGGCTCAGATGGAATGGAAAAGGCGTGGAGTTGGATGGATGCATGGGAAAATGTTCGTGCAGAACGAGACTGGAATTTTGACCTTACGATTGAAACGCATGACTCACTGCTGACTCCTGAAACCATCGAGAAGCTCTTCTCCAAAGGACATGAAAATGTGCACCTGCTTTGGGACTCTCATCATACGTGGAAGAAAGCCGGGCAAGATCCGGTAGAAACCTGGCAAGCCGTTCGCCAGTGGACAAATCACATTCACATAAAAGACAGCATTTCCAAGCCAAGCGCAAGGCACCCCTACACTTACGTGTTACCCGGAGAAGGTGAATTCCCTTTACTGCCATTAATCTCAAAGCTGGAGGAGGATAAATTCGCAGGACCAGTCAGCCTTGAATGGGAAAAGCTATGGCATCCTTACATGCCATCACTTGAAGAAGCTCTTGTTACTTTAAGGAACCTGATTGCTCCTTCACTGGAGTACTCTAATTAAATTCAGTCATTTTCCGCTCAGGAAACCCGCTCCAAAGGTTGGGACGAGTTGCCATCAACTGAAGAAACCGGTCCGGTGCTTTCACCTTTAAAGAATGTTGCAGGTACCACAATATCCTGAAAATAACTACTCTCAGCATCATCGAGAATAAGTTTTGCAGCCAAACGTCCCATCTCTTCCGGCTGTGCGGCACTGGCAGTCAGTGTCGGCCATTCAGACTCCCTCACACGCGTGCAGTCAATCGCTGCAACACTGACATCTTTTGCTACCTGCAAACCATTTCGAAGCAATGCGTTAATGGCGCCACGGGCCATCAAGGCATTCAAGCAAATCCACGCCGTTGGCCTGGGCCCTGTCTTCAATGCCAGAATTTTTTCGGCACATCCGTGACCTTCGCGCCAATCCGCACCGTCGCTGTTGGTAATGACCTGTCGCTCATCCGGAAGGCTCAAACCGCGCTTCGCCAAAGCAGACTTAACCGCATTGAGACGATTCAAATTGCGTTTCGTTCCGGGCGAGCCACCCAGCCAGGCAAAGTGCTCATGACCGTAATCCACCAAGTGCTCGACCAGTTGCTCGGCCGCCTCAACATCATTGCCTGAAACGGAATGGCATACCCCCGGTAAGCTCGCTGACAAGTAGACTACTTTAGGAAAAATATCGGCCAGCTTCTCAACCAACTTGCTATCCATCTCCCCCATTATGACCAGACCGTGCATGCTTTTTCGAACACGCCTGAACTGCTCAAGGTCTTTGGGCTGAATCAAATCCTCCGAACCAAGGAAAACGGTTTTCGCCCAATTCTCCGTCAAGTAGTCATGAAGCCCCTGGTGCACATGACTAAAAAAGTTGCTCTTGTTGGCGAGGCGCAATGGAGCACGCAAAATATAGCCCACGGTTTCCATCCCCATGGCCATCCCACCAGGCATCCCTGCCTCCAACTTCATCCCTCGTGGCGAATAGCCGTTTTCCAAGGCATAACTCCAAATGCGATCGTAGGAATCCTTTGCGATCCCTTCGGTCCGACCATTCAAAACCATGGAAACCAGGGTTTGTGAAACGCCGAGATCGACCGCGATTCGTTTCTGGGATAAGCGTTTTTTAACTTTTTTAGGCACTAAATTTAATCGTTATTGAATAATTATTAATCCAGAAGCACCCCCAAACGCAAGCTTCTCTTTTTCTTTGGCGAAAACTGGTCCCAGAACAGACCGTTATGCAACGATCTGGATTCCTTCAGATGTCTTCAAAATGCGTTACTTGAACATCAAAAACAGTGATTCCCGGTCTTTCTTGTTCAAATGCTTTAAGCTTTTTTCATAGACTTGAAGGGCTTCCTGTCTGTCATTCAACTTATCGAGATACATGACAATTAAATCCTTATAGGGCCTGACATCTCGAGGACACGTAGAAATCATGCTCTCATAGGCTGCCTTTGCACTTTTATAATACTTCCGGTGCACCTGGATTCGGGCATTACACAACGCCGTATGAGACAGCTCCTTAGCTTGGTTTCTTGAGTAATAGATGCCGCCCGAAGGCTCAGCAATAATTCGTGCTATTGGCTCGGCAATGATGCAGGAACCAACAATCAGACAACACACTCCGATAAGGGTAGGCCCCAACGCCGCAAACGCACTACTTCGACCCAATGCATAGGCAATAACAATGCCTCCGAAAACAAAAACAGGTAAAGCAATCAGGCACCGCTTAAGCAGATGTTTAACCAACCCGTAATAATCTTCAACCATGATTCAAATCACTTTAATCAAGATATCACATGACCGTTCCTTTTTCGCCTCAAATGGGCATCCAGGTTCCACAACGAAGCTCACCAGGACAGTTCATAGTTCGAAGCTGTCGTTACTGTGATTTCTTTTTAGCCGCGGATGAAACGCAGATATTCGCTGATAAAACAAAGGAGTTTTTGAACTCAATCTGCATCAATCCGTGGCTAGAGCATTTTAACTGAATTCTCCTTTATCAGGTCGAGGCAAGAACTGATGCAGCGCATTGGCCCTGCCCGCTCATCCACTTAATGATCGTGACTGCAGTCGGATTGTCGGCAAAGCAAATAATTCCGGGCGTGAGCACTGGCTAGCAGGATTCCTCCCAGCACGTTTACGAATATGCTGGCCGTCAAAGGACTCCCGTCACTTATTTCAGCACAATTGGCACAATGAGCCTGCTCTTGCAAGGCAAGCCCCGAATGAAACACAGTTTCGTAGATCGCGATTGATACCAGAAGGCTTAAACCAATTATGCTAAGAATGAAAACTGCTTTGTCTTTGTGTTTCCGACACCCCATGAACACGGCAACACTTGTCGTAGGCACCACAAGCAGGATCATCCACATGTGAAAGTCCTCATGAACCCAGAAAGTAGTCGCGAGAATCGGGAGAGCAACAACCAGGATCGGAGTCAGCAGGCAATGCACTGCGCATATCATAGATATGCTGATGGCAAGAGAATCAAGCCACCCGTGTGAACGACAATTAGAATTGGAATTCATTTTCTTTTTACTGAACAGTAGGCCTGAAGCAACGTAAACGTCGTTCAAGAGTTGTCTGGAGAACAAAGGAATCTAATTGCGGTAAGCGATCACAATTGGAACATGGATGGCGGCTTTGCATAAAGGCTTTCAATCGAATGGAACTTAGGGAATAAGAAGCACTTAACAGCAATTCTCGTCGAGTGTGACAAGACAATATCGAGTAAAAAACAGACATTACGAAAAGACCACTTGCCCAGAGCAACGGTTGGGCAAGCATTCTGAGCCTTTGCGAATACTTGCCGAGAGGCTGGGAATATTGAAAAAACGCCCAGTGACTCCACTGGGCGCTCGTGTTCCTGGGGAACTGAGGAAATATCATTTATTCTTCACTTACTACGAAGACATCACTCTGGATCTCCCATCCAATATCTGTATTGCGGCGGATGATTTCTGAAAGTGTCTGCCGTTCGACCATATTGACCCAGCGGCGAGGCAGATACCGTTGATACCAGAAACGATCACCATCGCGGAGGCGCTCGAACTGATCCCCCAGAACTGCTTGAAGGGTTTCTCCAACCAATGCACCCTCGACATGATCTTCAGCAAGACCACCAACCCAGAGGTCAATATCATCCGGGGAAGCGTAAACACTGGCCAGGCCATCACTGATTTCCGTATCGGAGCTGATTTCAGTAAATGCAGTAACGGGCTCCAAGCCATAAGCCTCACGCACAGTGTTGTAACTTGGCAAACCATGGTCACGACCACGTTGGATGTTAAGGGAAACGAGGTCAAAGCCACCTGCCCCCGGAGGGCCAAAAAGGAAATTACGAACATCATCAATAACGCGTGTATCAACTTCCTGAGCCGCCTGTGAAGCCAGTCCACGAAGGACCGGATCAATTCCCACTGCTGCAATTTCATCGGGATTAAAGAAAGCCTCTGCCAAAGACAGATTGCCTTCCTCGATCACATTACCGTCCACATCAAGACGCAGCAGCTCGGTCGAAAGCATGCTATGACCAAAGCGATAGGATGCTGTTGCAAAAATGTTACTGATGCTTGGATCCACATCCGCACGATAACCGCGATATGACTTTAAAGCCTTCCGTCCAAGGACTCTTGGAAGGAATTCGCGATAGGTGATCGCCTGCATTTCTGCCCCAACAATTGCGCGGGCCAGGTTATAAACAACATCACCACTGACATCCGGATGACGCTCACGGAAGAAGTCAGCCCAACGATTATGCTCACGAACAAAGAGCGTATGCATAGCAATAAGTCCGACTTGTTCATTGGCACGAACATCTCCACCAATATAAAAACCGGGATCATCGGATGGTGCATTGGGAAGCTCGTTAATGTTAAAAGGCAACAAGTCACCATCACTCGTCCGAAGACGACCAGTGCCATCATTGGTCCGCAGGTCGGCTGCACGTTCTTCATCAGAACCGTAGACATTCGATGCATCGATAAATGCGGTGATCTCGTTGAATTGCTGACGCACACCATCGGCATCATGCTCATAAAAACTTCGATTCAAGCCAATGGTCACCGTGCCGGTATTGAATGGATCAAACCAGGCGTCTCCCAGAGGCACTTCGATGTCAAAGGGCTCGGCTGGATCAATCACGGGAGTCTCTGTAATGTCGTGGTCAAGGAACTGCCCCCATTGCCAGACAAAATCAGAAACACCTTCTGAGTTTGGAATCGATCCATCCTGAGCTGAGACAGCGCTGCTGATGGCGCGTGCACTGGCACGATCGGCACCACTCGGCTCATCCAGCCCATCGGCATAATCTGCTTCAACGACGCGAATGAATTCAATCGCAGCCGCACCCCAATTGGGGTTGTCTACATTGTTGTTCGTTCCATCTATACTTCGGAATTCCAGCGGAAAAACTGCCGCAGTTGAAGGAACATCATCCGTTGGGCGATTGACTTTCCTGTCTTTGTGACGGCGGTCATCCTGGCGGTCATTACGAAGACGAGAACGGCGATCGGAATCATTACTGGAGCGTTCTGCTCCTGTTGCAAGGGCCATGGAGAAAGAGGCCATTGCGACTATTTGGAGAATATATCGTATTTTCATGTGTTGGTTGACTTGGGTTATTTCCAGAGTCAAACCAACGAACCTGCATGAATATATCACCTAAACGCTCAATTGCATCGTTTGTCCTATAAAATAAATGACTTAACAGTATATTTACACTTAAGAACACCTTTTGACCCGCCCGTGAAATTCTAGTTGGAATATTCTCAGCAGTTGTTCATTTTTTCCAAATGGACGAATACCACATCGTTGGAGGAGACGGGAACGAATATGGTCCTGTCAGCGCGGACGAGATCCGCAGTTGGGTCAAACAGGGGCGAGCCAATGCTCAAACCATGGCAGGCAAGAATGGCGGCGCAAAAATGGCTTTGGGGACATTTGCTGAATTCGCGAGCTGCTTCAGTCCAGCCCCGCAGGCTGCTTCGCCAACATCCGTTCCTCAACCAAATTATGGCAGTGGAGTTTCTCCCTCACCCATGGCGTCGGCCCCGGGAGCAACTGCCGGTGGCGGTTACGGTCAATCCAATGAGACGCGGGATACCGTGATGAATATCATGGAGCCGCTCTCCTCAGCGGCTGGATGGATGAAATTCCTGGCAATCATGTTTTTTATTGCTGGCGGTTTTAATGTTCTCTCTATCTGGGGCATCATCTTCGCCTGGCTCCCCATCTGGATGGGAGTTCTCATGTGGAAAGCCGCAACCCGCGCCAGAGCCACCATGATTGACGGCAGCGAACTCACCGCCGAGTCCGCAATGGCAAGTCTTAAGACTTACTTCACTTTAATGGGTGTTTTAATGTTAATCTATTTGGTAGTTATTGTAGGCCTAGTTATATTCTTCATTGCGGTGGGTGCATCCGGTCTAATGATGGATGATCCAGCCTATTACTAGTGCTAGAGCACTTTAACCGCGCATAAGAAAGTAGTGGCAGATGGTTAGCTATGCCAAGTCATGTAATTTTTAA
The Rubellicoccus peritrichatus DNA segment above includes these coding regions:
- a CDS encoding sialate O-acetylesterase, encoding MLKSSLSIAVLFCITALSVNAKLELNPLFASNSVLQRNTPINIWGKSSSGAKVMINFADSQKEVTANRDGEWQVSFPQMQAGGPYRITAKSDGKSVLSDNIMIGDVWVCTGQSNMYWGMSKILDSKNEIKKAANPNLRLFTVKRHAADAPVDSVVGTWLPASPYTVGNFSAVGYFFGETLQQETKLPIGLIMSTVGGTLANNWTSLEVLRDNPDSSTYFERYDREKAAYPAAKAEYEIKVKTDPKTPKPRPPERRQPGGYYNGMIAPLHSFPVAGIIWYQGESDSWKHWHYDRFLHDMIADWRKQWDAPDMPFLIVQLAGFSGKKGVNENYPEVREIQRQIASEPNNGLAVTIDVGEADDIHPRNKRPVGERLAQTALAQVYGRDIPYQGPHPVSVERSGKEVIITLNSGAKKTIDKNGGTLEGFEVAGEDEVFHPASASLDGETITVSSSSVSSPVAVRYAWDGFPPTDLVNDAGLPASPFKESIQ
- a CDS encoding peroxidase family protein; this encodes MKIRYILQIVAMASFSMALATGAERSSNDSDRRSRLRNDRQDDRRHKDRKVNRPTDDVPSTAAVFPLEFRSIDGTNNNVDNPNWGAAAIEFIRVVEADYADGLDEPSGADRASARAISSAVSAQDGSIPNSEGVSDFVWQWGQFLDHDITETPVIDPAEPFDIEVPLGDAWFDPFNTGTVTIGLNRSFYEHDADGVRQQFNEITAFIDASNVYGSDEERAADLRTNDGTGRLRTSDGDLLPFNINELPNAPSDDPGFYIGGDVRANEQVGLIAMHTLFVREHNRWADFFRERHPDVSGDVVYNLARAIVGAEMQAITYREFLPRVLGRKALKSYRGYRADVDPSISNIFATASYRFGHSMLSTELLRLDVDGNVIEEGNLSLAEAFFNPDEIAAVGIDPVLRGLASQAAQEVDTRVIDDVRNFLFGPPGAGGFDLVSLNIQRGRDHGLPSYNTVREAYGLEPVTAFTEISSDTEISDGLASVYASPDDIDLWVGGLAEDHVEGALVGETLQAVLGDQFERLRDGDRFWYQRYLPRRWVNMVERQTLSEIIRRNTDIGWEIQSDVFVVSEE
- a CDS encoding type II secretion system protein, encoding MLVIKHHKGFTLVELLTVIAIVAVLGAILIPTVSKMKTQANAVEGTNNLRNIGTALNLYAADADGYLPRVSIKKSEWNADNPDDQVTADQMWSKLLRDYLPQQSLSKTSRAHKVFGCPNAEYYDSSGRIVDKDDISLSYTATEAIYGIRILSTGPARDSKSQRHLSTIEEPSNTVIVTDGKQQSTAYTSCRSSTVWSQLLGDIQTNPESASYIDFRQPGQSANVLYVDGHVGRLSFDEFQELDEQDWTGRPQS
- a CDS encoding LacI family DNA-binding transcriptional regulator → MPKKVKKRLSQKRIAVDLGVSQTLVSMVLNGRTEGIAKDSYDRIWSYALENGYSPRGMKLEAGMPGGMAMGMETVGYILRAPLRLANKSNFFSHVHQGLHDYLTENWAKTVFLGSEDLIQPKDLEQFRRVRKSMHGLVIMGEMDSKLVEKLADIFPKVVYLSASLPGVCHSVSGNDVEAAEQLVEHLVDYGHEHFAWLGGSPGTKRNLNRLNAVKSALAKRGLSLPDERQVITNSDGADWREGHGCAEKILALKTGPRPTAWICLNALMARGAINALLRNGLQVAKDVSVAAIDCTRVRESEWPTLTASAAQPEEMGRLAAKLILDDAESSYFQDIVVPATFFKGESTGPVSSVDGNSSQPLERVS
- a CDS encoding sugar phosphate isomerase/epimerase; the encoded protein is MSLSERSELNWCFSSMGCPEYSLPQIASLAENQGISYVELRAVDGRLDIPAYAREKAWINQDAETLITGNQTKVIAFNASAKLSMPFDEAFVEIEAFAPLMKQFNSEYLRIFDGNLNGSDGMEKAWSWMDAWENVRAERDWNFDLTIETHDSLLTPETIEKLFSKGHENVHLLWDSHHTWKKAGQDPVETWQAVRQWTNHIHIKDSISKPSARHPYTYVLPGEGEFPLLPLISKLEEDKFAGPVSLEWEKLWHPYMPSLEEALVTLRNLIAPSLEYSN
- a CDS encoding MerC domain-containing protein codes for the protein MNSNSNCRSHGWLDSLAISISMICAVHCLLTPILVVALPILATTFWVHEDFHMWMILLVVPTTSVAVFMGCRKHKDKAVFILSIIGLSLLVSIAIYETVFHSGLALQEQAHCANCAEISDGSPLTASIFVNVLGGILLASAHARNYLLCRQSDCSHDH
- a CDS encoding DUF5362 domain-containing protein, which produces MDEYHIVGGDGNEYGPVSADEIRSWVKQGRANAQTMAGKNGGAKMALGTFAEFASCFSPAPQAASPTSVPQPNYGSGVSPSPMASAPGATAGGGYGQSNETRDTVMNIMEPLSSAAGWMKFLAIMFFIAGGFNVLSIWGIIFAWLPIWMGVLMWKAATRARATMIDGSELTAESAMASLKTYFTLMGVLMLIYLVVIVGLVIFFIAVGASGLMMDDPAYY